Proteins encoded in a region of the Quercus lobata isolate SW786 chromosome 8, ValleyOak3.0 Primary Assembly, whole genome shotgun sequence genome:
- the LOC115957664 gene encoding G-type lectin S-receptor-like serine/threonine-protein kinase At1g11300, with the protein MISRISPLIAFLLLLFCIRFQSTNTTANDTVTNTIQPGHSLNTSETIVSTNGIFELGFFTPGNSTKYYLGIRFKKVSKQNVVWVANREYPFPNSSAALCLNSDGNLVISDGRMTYMVANTSAGNGTYAMLLDTGNLIVTNKVLEVLWQSFDYPTDTIFPGMILESDFVATSWKSTEDPAPGLFSLQLSSWDQLTIREGSKVYWTSSIYTFGVLSHSDWYGYGITWPTNYTSGISKMVLDVYGQLKLQSWSEDDQRWHSLQSSRCGDALCGAFSVCNETAEVPCGCLTGFKPVSADAWSNGNSSSTGCLRETALQCTKNIDVQKDGFFRMSIVDWPDNPQHRETANPTDCQSACLNNCSCVAYAYYYIKQDPKNPKLQCFVWHGALLNLKQRSTDDINGIDFYLKLATSDLVKLDANSRNETSIDTVNNNSISSTNFKFGVLQILVLTLSTPFAMLTLGLLFYYVRRKVRKKGEDLLQLDVGMTQTTENSELSEVSKPGDGKKKEVKMPLFSLKSVSAATDNFSDANKLGEGGFGPVYKGILQKGDEVAVKRLSKRSGQGWEELKNEAMLIAKLQHKNLVRLLGCCIERDEKILVYEYMSNKSLDFFLFDLEKRKILDWGTRLRVIEGVAQGLLYLHQYSRFRIIHRDLKASNILLDSDMNPKISDFGMARIFGGNDSQANTNRIVGTYGYMSPEYALEGLFSIKSDVFSFGVLLLEIVSGQKTTGFYLTDSRHLLGYAWELWTSERGSDLVDPLLDDVSSMHVALRCINIALLCVQESAADRPTMSEVVTMLSNESVALPCPKQPGFLNVGTVVKENPINSMTEICSVNHASISIVQGR; encoded by the exons ATGATTAGTAGAATTTCACCTCTTATTGCTTTCCTGCTTCTTCTTTTCTGCATTCGTTTTCAGTCCACCAACACTACCGCCAATGATACTGTCACAAATACCATCCAACCTGGCCATTCCCTGAATACCTCCGAGACCATTGTATCCACTAATGGAATCTTCGAACTTGGTTTCTTCACTCCAGGAAATTCAACAAAGTATTACTTGGGAATACGATTCAAGAAAGTTTCTAAGCAGAATGTTGTTTGGGTTGCAAACAGAGAGTACCCATTCCCAAATTCCTCTGCAGCTCTTTGTCTTAATTCGGATGGAAATCTTGTAATATCCGATGGCAGAATGACATACATGGTGGCCAACACTTCAGCTGGAAACGGTACCTATGCCATGCTATTGGATACAGGTAATCTGATAGTCACAAACAAGGTCTTGGAGGTTTTGTGGCAAAGCTTTGACTATCCTACTGATACTATTTTTCCCGGAATGATACTTGAATCAGATTTTGTGGCAACATCATGGAAAAGTACAGAAGACCCAGCTCCTGGTCTCTTCTCCCTACAGCTGAGTTCTTGGGATCAGCTAACTATAAGGGAGGGGTCTAAAGTATACTGGACTAGTTCAATCTATACTTTTGGGGTTTTATCCCACAGTGATTGGTACGGGTACGGTATTACTTGGCCTACTAATTACACTTCTGGAATTTCAAAAATGGTGTTGGATGTGTACGGACAGCTTAAACTGCAGTCGTGGTCAGAAGATGATCAAAGGTGGCATTCGTTGCAGTCATCTAGGTGTGGGGATGCTTTATGTGGAGCTTTTAGCGTATGCAATGAAACTGCTGAAGTACCATGTGGCTGTTTGACAGGTTTCAAACCTGTTTCTGCTGATGCTTGGAGCAATGGGAACTCATCCAGTACTGGCTGTTTGAGGGAAACTGCTCTGCAGTGCACTAAGAATATTGATGTTCAGAAAGATGGGTTTTTTCGCATGTCAATAGTTGATTGGCCTGATAATCCGCAGCATCGGGAGACAGCCAATCCTACTGACTGCCAATCGGCTTGCTTGAACAACTGTTCTTGTGTTGCTTATGCTTATTATTACATAAAGCAAGATCCCAAAAATCCCAAGCTTCAATGCTTTGTATGGCATGGTGCTCTATTGAACCTGAAACAACGCTCAACCGATGACATAAATGGAATTGATTTCTATCTGAAACTTGCTACTTCGGATTTGGTCAAGCTAG ATGCAAATTCAAGGAATGAAACCTCAATAGACACAGTAAATAACAATTCAATCTCTAGTACAAATTTCAAATTCGGAGTGTTGCAAATTTTGGTACTGACCTTGTCTACTCCCTTTGCAATGCTTACATTAggccttttgttttattatgtgAGGAGAAAGGTCAGAAAGAAGG GCGAAGATTTGTTACAGTTAGACGTGGGCATGACCCAAACAACAGAAAATTCTGAGCTTTCTGAAGTAAGTAAGCCTGGAGATGGTAAGAAAAAGGAAGTCAAAATGCCATTGTTCAGTTTAAAAAGTGTTTCTGCTGCAACTGATAATTTCTCAGATGCAAACAAGCTAGGAGAGGGTGGTTTTGGGCCCGTTTATAAG GGAATTTTACAGAAAGGGGATGAGGTGGCTGTGAAAAGGCTTTCAAAAAGATCTGGGCAAGGTTGGGAGGAACTAAAAAATGAGGCAATGCTCATCGCCAAGCTCCAACACAAGAATCTTGTCAGGCTTTTGGGCTGCTGCATTGAACGGGATGAAAAGATACTTGTTTATGAGTATATGTCCAACAAAAGCTTAGATTTCTTCCTTTTTG ATCTAGAAAAGCGCAAGATTTTAGATTGGGGAACACGACTCCGAGTCATTGAAGGAGTTGCTCAAGGGCTTCTTTATCTTCATCAATATTCCCGGTTCAGGATTATTCATAGAGACCTTAAGGCCAGTAATATTTTGTTAGATAGTGACATGAATCCaaaaatatcagattttggAATGGCAAGAATATTTGGAGGAAACGACTCTCAAGCAAATACCAATAGGATTGTTGGCACTTA TGGCTATATGTCCCCTGAATATGCTCTAGAAGGCCTCTTCTCGATCAAATCAGATGTTTTTAGCTTTGGCGTCTTATTGTTAGAGATTGTGAGTGGTCAAAAGACCACTGGTTTTTATCTAACCGACTCTCGCCATCTTCTTGGATAT GCATGGGAATTATGGACAAGTGAGAGGGGATCGGACTTGGTGGATCCTCTACTTGATGATGTATCTTCTATGCATGTGGCACTCAGATGCATTAACATAGCTCTCCTCTGTGTTCAAGAAAGTGCAGCAGATAGACCTACCATGTCTGAAGTTGTCACAATGCTAAGCAATGAAAGCGTAGCTCTACCTTGTCCCAAGCAACCAGGTTTCTTGAATGTGGGAACTGTCGTGAAGGAAAACCCAATTAATAGCATGACTGAAATTTGTTCTGTTAATCATGCATCGATTTCAATTGTGCAAGGCCGGTAA